Proteins found in one Quercus robur chromosome 2, dhQueRobu3.1, whole genome shotgun sequence genomic segment:
- the LOC126715499 gene encoding protein ALP1-like isoform X3 produces MAAGGSGGGGARKSTTKIATATTKRKTQKPQNKSLDQQNLLALISTATSATHSFLSHHDLLLLPSQSLALESLLSSSSLLSLLQPSKPLSLPSLPSSSLPPPPPQQQPQQCWFYRFLSATSSTDYDPRWSHFFHISKPSFSHLLSLLSPLLSTSLPSISPSYALAATLYRMAHAAPYKAVARRFGFSSGSAEACRAFYTVCKAVNEKLGDLFVFKADIDRIIVGFGWISLPNCCGVLGFGRFGVEGEVLGKNESVLVQALVDSEGRFLDVSAGWPSTMKADTILQQSKLYLGVEESRELLNGPRYELSDGNSVPQYILGESCYPLLPWLLTPYIRANEEDSFGSSEREFNSVHSRAMGLVGTAFGRLRARWQLLGKQWKEECVEFMPFVIVTGCLLHNFLIKCSEPMPDENVRCLRERNLPVPEGELDESAQRIRDVLASHLSRVLKR; encoded by the exons ATGGCTGCCGGAGGCAGTGGAGGCGGCGGAGCTAGAAAGTCCACCACCAAAATCGCCACTGCCACCACAAAACGTAAAACCCAGAAACCCCAAAACAAGAGCCTCGACCAACAGAACCTCCTAGCACTCATTTCCACCGCCACCTCCGCCACTCACTCCTTCCTCTCCCACCAcgacctcctcctcctcccttCCCAATCCCTCGCTCTCGAATCTCTCCTTTCCTCCTCTTCCctcctctctctcctccaaccctccaaacctctctctctcccttctcttccttcttcttcattacCACCTCcgccaccacaacaacaaccacaacaatGCTGGTTCTACCGCTTCCTCTCCGCCACTTCCTCCACCGACTACGACCCTCGTTGGTCCCACTTCTTCCACATCTCCAAACCCTCTTTCTCTCACCTCCTTTCCcttctctcccctcttctctccaCCTCTCTTCCTTCCATCTCTCCCAGTTACGCTCTCGCCGCCACGCTTTACCGCATGGCTCACGCCGCACCTTACAAGGCGGTGGCACGCCGGTTCGGGTTCAGTTCTGGTTCCGCAGAGGCCTGCCGGGCCTTTTACACGGTGTGTAAGGCTGTGAATGAGAAActaggtgatttgtttgtgtttaaagCTGATATAGATAGAATTATAGTGGGTTTTGGGTGGATTTCGTTGCCCAATTGTTGTGGGGTTTTGGGGTTTGGGAGGTTTGGTGTTGAAGGTGAAGTGTTAGGGAAAAATGAGTCAGTTTTGGTTCAGGCATTGGTGGACTCTGAAGGGAGGTTCTTGGATGTCTCAGCGGGGTGGCCAAGCACGATGAAGGCCGATACCATTTTGCAACAGAGTAAGCTGTATTTGGGAGTAGAGGAATCGAGGGAGTTGTTGAATGGGCCAAGGTATGAGCTTAGTGATGGAAATTCGGTTCCTCAATACATATTGGGTGAGTCTTGCTACCCTTTATTGCCATGGCTTTTGACTCCTTATATTAGAGCTAATGAGGAGGATAGTTTTGGTTCGTCAGAACGGGAATTTAATTCTGTGCATAGTCGCGCTATGGGGTTGGTTGGCACAGCATTTGGGAGGCTTCGGGCTCGGTGGCAGCTTCTAGGGAAGCAATGGAAGGAGGAGTGTGTTGAGTTTATGCCGTTTGTTATTGTTACGGGGTGTCTGCTGCATAATTTTCTGATCAAGTGTAGTGAGCCGATGCCGGATGAAAATGTGAGGTGCTTAAGGGAGAGGAATCTTCCTGTTCCTGAGGGAGAGCTGGATGAGAGTGCACAAAGGATCAGGGATGTGCTTGCCTCTCATTTGAGCCGG GTGCTCAAAAGGTAA
- the LOC126715499 gene encoding protein ALP1-like isoform X1, which produces MAAGGSGGGGARKSTTKIATATTKRKTQKPQNKSLDQQNLLALISTATSATHSFLSHHDLLLLPSQSLALESLLSSSSLLSLLQPSKPLSLPSLPSSSLPPPPPQQQPQQCWFYRFLSATSSTDYDPRWSHFFHISKPSFSHLLSLLSPLLSTSLPSISPSYALAATLYRMAHAAPYKAVARRFGFSSGSAEACRAFYTVCKAVNEKLGDLFVFKADIDRIIVGFGWISLPNCCGVLGFGRFGVEGEVLGKNESVLVQALVDSEGRFLDVSAGWPSTMKADTILQQSKLYLGVEESRELLNGPRYELSDGNSVPQYILGESCYPLLPWLLTPYIRANEEDSFGSSEREFNSVHSRAMGLVGTAFGRLRARWQLLGKQWKEECVEFMPFVIVTGCLLHNFLIKCSEPMPDENVRCLRERNLPVPEGELDESAQRIRDVLASHLSRVRLWCLVLSLGPGNFKFLLLWDVVFVLMGRMWVLEF; this is translated from the exons ATGGCTGCCGGAGGCAGTGGAGGCGGCGGAGCTAGAAAGTCCACCACCAAAATCGCCACTGCCACCACAAAACGTAAAACCCAGAAACCCCAAAACAAGAGCCTCGACCAACAGAACCTCCTAGCACTCATTTCCACCGCCACCTCCGCCACTCACTCCTTCCTCTCCCACCAcgacctcctcctcctcccttCCCAATCCCTCGCTCTCGAATCTCTCCTTTCCTCCTCTTCCctcctctctctcctccaaccctccaaacctctctctctcccttctcttccttcttcttcattacCACCTCcgccaccacaacaacaaccacaacaatGCTGGTTCTACCGCTTCCTCTCCGCCACTTCCTCCACCGACTACGACCCTCGTTGGTCCCACTTCTTCCACATCTCCAAACCCTCTTTCTCTCACCTCCTTTCCcttctctcccctcttctctccaCCTCTCTTCCTTCCATCTCTCCCAGTTACGCTCTCGCCGCCACGCTTTACCGCATGGCTCACGCCGCACCTTACAAGGCGGTGGCACGCCGGTTCGGGTTCAGTTCTGGTTCCGCAGAGGCCTGCCGGGCCTTTTACACGGTGTGTAAGGCTGTGAATGAGAAActaggtgatttgtttgtgtttaaagCTGATATAGATAGAATTATAGTGGGTTTTGGGTGGATTTCGTTGCCCAATTGTTGTGGGGTTTTGGGGTTTGGGAGGTTTGGTGTTGAAGGTGAAGTGTTAGGGAAAAATGAGTCAGTTTTGGTTCAGGCATTGGTGGACTCTGAAGGGAGGTTCTTGGATGTCTCAGCGGGGTGGCCAAGCACGATGAAGGCCGATACCATTTTGCAACAGAGTAAGCTGTATTTGGGAGTAGAGGAATCGAGGGAGTTGTTGAATGGGCCAAGGTATGAGCTTAGTGATGGAAATTCGGTTCCTCAATACATATTGGGTGAGTCTTGCTACCCTTTATTGCCATGGCTTTTGACTCCTTATATTAGAGCTAATGAGGAGGATAGTTTTGGTTCGTCAGAACGGGAATTTAATTCTGTGCATAGTCGCGCTATGGGGTTGGTTGGCACAGCATTTGGGAGGCTTCGGGCTCGGTGGCAGCTTCTAGGGAAGCAATGGAAGGAGGAGTGTGTTGAGTTTATGCCGTTTGTTATTGTTACGGGGTGTCTGCTGCATAATTTTCTGATCAAGTGTAGTGAGCCGATGCCGGATGAAAATGTGAGGTGCTTAAGGGAGAGGAATCTTCCTGTTCCTGAGGGAGAGCTGGATGAGAGTGCACAAAGGATCAGGGATGTGCTTGCCTCTCATTTGAGCCGG GTTCGACTTTGGTGCCTCGTTCTATCATTAGGTCCTgggaattttaaatttttgctGCTATGGGATGTGGTGTTTGTGCTAATGGGAAGGATGTGGGTATTGGAATTCTAA
- the LOC126715499 gene encoding protein ALP1-like isoform X2 — protein MAAGGSGGGGARKSTTKIATATTKRKTQKPQNKSLDQQNLLALISTATSATHSFLSHHDLLLLPSQSLALESLLSSSSLLSLLQPSKPLSLPSLPSSSLPPPPPQQQPQQCWFYRFLSATSSTDYDPRWSHFFHISKPSFSHLLSLLSPLLSTSLPSISPSYALAATLYRMAHAAPYKAVARRFGFSSGSAEACRAFYTVCKAVNEKLGDLFVFKADIDRIIVGFGWISLPNCCGVLGFGRFGVEGEVLGKNESVLVQALVDSEGRFLDVSAGWPSTMKADTILQQSKLYLGVEESRELLNGPRYELSDGNSVPQYILGESCYPLLPWLLTPYIRANEEDSFGSSEREFNSVHSRAMGLVGTAFGRLRARWQLLGKQWKEECVEFMPFVIVTGCLLHNFLIKCSEPMPDENVRCLRERNLPVPEGELDESAQRIRDVLASHLSRAFSKMQGSTLVPRSIIRSWEF, from the exons ATGGCTGCCGGAGGCAGTGGAGGCGGCGGAGCTAGAAAGTCCACCACCAAAATCGCCACTGCCACCACAAAACGTAAAACCCAGAAACCCCAAAACAAGAGCCTCGACCAACAGAACCTCCTAGCACTCATTTCCACCGCCACCTCCGCCACTCACTCCTTCCTCTCCCACCAcgacctcctcctcctcccttCCCAATCCCTCGCTCTCGAATCTCTCCTTTCCTCCTCTTCCctcctctctctcctccaaccctccaaacctctctctctcccttctcttccttcttcttcattacCACCTCcgccaccacaacaacaaccacaacaatGCTGGTTCTACCGCTTCCTCTCCGCCACTTCCTCCACCGACTACGACCCTCGTTGGTCCCACTTCTTCCACATCTCCAAACCCTCTTTCTCTCACCTCCTTTCCcttctctcccctcttctctccaCCTCTCTTCCTTCCATCTCTCCCAGTTACGCTCTCGCCGCCACGCTTTACCGCATGGCTCACGCCGCACCTTACAAGGCGGTGGCACGCCGGTTCGGGTTCAGTTCTGGTTCCGCAGAGGCCTGCCGGGCCTTTTACACGGTGTGTAAGGCTGTGAATGAGAAActaggtgatttgtttgtgtttaaagCTGATATAGATAGAATTATAGTGGGTTTTGGGTGGATTTCGTTGCCCAATTGTTGTGGGGTTTTGGGGTTTGGGAGGTTTGGTGTTGAAGGTGAAGTGTTAGGGAAAAATGAGTCAGTTTTGGTTCAGGCATTGGTGGACTCTGAAGGGAGGTTCTTGGATGTCTCAGCGGGGTGGCCAAGCACGATGAAGGCCGATACCATTTTGCAACAGAGTAAGCTGTATTTGGGAGTAGAGGAATCGAGGGAGTTGTTGAATGGGCCAAGGTATGAGCTTAGTGATGGAAATTCGGTTCCTCAATACATATTGGGTGAGTCTTGCTACCCTTTATTGCCATGGCTTTTGACTCCTTATATTAGAGCTAATGAGGAGGATAGTTTTGGTTCGTCAGAACGGGAATTTAATTCTGTGCATAGTCGCGCTATGGGGTTGGTTGGCACAGCATTTGGGAGGCTTCGGGCTCGGTGGCAGCTTCTAGGGAAGCAATGGAAGGAGGAGTGTGTTGAGTTTATGCCGTTTGTTATTGTTACGGGGTGTCTGCTGCATAATTTTCTGATCAAGTGTAGTGAGCCGATGCCGGATGAAAATGTGAGGTGCTTAAGGGAGAGGAATCTTCCTGTTCCTGAGGGAGAGCTGGATGAGAGTGCACAAAGGATCAGGGATGTGCTTGCCTCTCATTTGAGCCGG GCGTTCTCAAAAATGCAAGGTTCGACTTTGGTGCCTCGTTCTATCATTAGGTCCTgggaattttaa
- the LOC126715500 gene encoding receptor like protein 21-like: MKLGCFWWWVVLVLVQSCSIGCFGCLEQERIALLRLKASINDPNGNFLPSWNSVNKDSECCNWESVNCSNITGRVVQIRLDTVWTKADEYLNASLFLPFEEIKLLDLSFNFFRGWVPNEGFERFSMLSKLEVLYLNYNHFNDNILSNSTEIASLKKLDLSCNNFSGSIHIQDFKIFSNLEELYLGGNMFADFVTMEGSKSLSKLKILDLSSNNFSARILESMAVFPSLKILNIGHNKLEGSVTTEELRRLNNLEQLFLHGSSIDKSFLRKVEVMTSLNVLTVHNCGLNGNLPAQGWCELQNLQELDLSDNNFEGILPSCLANLKSLRVLDISYNHFNGNIAQSQLSSLTSLEYLSLSNNHLLNPITLSSFSNLSNLKAILSDNNKIVSETWTPASQLKVFSMSRCSFNGLNKTPPKFLHYQYHLLEIDLSHNNLTGKFPTWLLENNPKLEVLSLRNNSFVGPFLMQYHFHPSITSIDISDNNLRGPIPTNFGLIFPNLENLNLSRNEFQGSIPTSFENLVSLKALDLSNNCLSGTILEHFSMSWTSLTYLKLSYNNFSGQIFPSNFNLTKLQFLLLDNNNFSGKIPSSFSSNNFLSIDFSNNALFGMLPRWMGNMSNLGEILLAKNQLEGPIPMELCELVGITFLDLSENNLSGSIPSCFNSSSIKHVHLNKNRLSGPITSAFQNSSSLVTLNLRDNHLTGNIPDWIGSLSSLSILLLKANHLEGRIPVQLCLLHNLSMLDLSYNELSGPIPHCLSNISFMATNQITDFGGISIFKNNFQKKSPFAYLETKLANIRDEELGNFYSFQLVDAKQEVEFTTKGRTYSYQGDILNYMSGIDLSCNRLAGEIPSELGSISNIHALNLSHNNLIGSIPTTFSNLKKIESLDLSYNNLGGRIPPQLIELTTLEVFKVAHNNLSGPTPDRKAQFGTFDESSYEGNPLLCGAPLHKECTEPTMLAADYGGEEGDSFIDMDVFYITFAAAYITVLGIISLLCINPYWRQVWLRFIEVCIDICYGFVADLVVRCGELVNFRIA, encoded by the exons atGAAGTTGGGGTGTTTTTGGTGGTGGGTGGTTTTAGTTTTGGTTCAGTCATGCAGTATTGGGTGCTTTGGTTGTTTGGAGCAAGAGAGAATAGCTCTCTTGCGACTAAAAGCTTCAATCAATGATCCAAATGGTAATTTTTTGCCATCATGGAACTCAGTCAACAAAGATAGCGAGTGTTGTAATTGGGAGAGTGTGAACTGCAGCAACATTACAGGTCGTGTAGTTCAAATTCGTCTTGATACAGTGTGGACTAAGGCAGATGAGTACCTTAATGCTTCTTTGTTTCTTCCCTTTGAAGAGATAAAGCTCCTAGatttgagttttaatttttttcgtGGATGGGTTCCAAATGAag GATTTGAAAGATTCTCTATGTTAAGTAAGCTGGAGGTGCTTTACTTGAATTATAATCACTTCAATGACAACATCCTGTCAAACTCCACTGAAATTGCTTCACTCAAGAAACTAGATTTGAGTTGCAACAATTTTAGTGGATCAATCCATATTCAAG atttcaaaatatttagcaatctgGAGGAGCTTTACTTGGGGGGAAATATGTTCGCTGACTTCGTGACAATGGAAG GTTCAAAGAGCTTAAGCAAGCTAAAAATTCTAGACTTGAGTTCAAACAACTTCAGTGCACGAATTCTTGAGTCAATGGCTGTGTTCCCATCATTGAAGATTTTAAATATCGGACATAACAAATTGGAAGGATCGGTTACTACTGAAG AGTTGCGCAGATTAAACAACCTAGAGCAATTATTTTTGCACGGTTCATCCATCGACAAAAGCTTCCTTCGTAAAGTCGAAGTTATGACTTCTCTTAACGTACTGACAGTGCATAACTGTGGACTTAATGGCAACTTACCAGCCCAAG GATGGTGTGAACTCCAAAATCTCCAAGAACTAGACCTCAGTGACAATAACTTTGAAGGGATACTACCTTCATGTTTGGCAAACTTGAAATCACTAAGAGTATTGGATATCTCCTACAATCACTTCAATGGGAACATTGCCCAATCCCAACTATCTAGCTTGACATCACTTGAGTACCTTTCTTTATCAAATAACCACTTGTTGAACCCAATCACATTGTCCTCATTTTCTAACCTCTCAAATCTTAAGGCCATACTAAGTGATAACAACAAAATAGTTTCTGAAACTTGGACTCCAGCCTCCCAATTAAAGGTTTTCAGCATGTCAAGGTGTTCATTTAATGGACTCAATAAAACTCCTCCCAAATTCCTTCATTACCAATATCATTTGCTAGAAATTGACCTCTCCCATAATAATTTGACCGGGAAGTTTCCCACTTGGTTGTTAGAGAACAATCCAAAATTAGAGGTTCTTAGTTTGAGAAATAACTCTTTTGTTGGGCCTTTCCTGATGCAATATCATTTTCATCCTAGCATTACAAGTATAGATATTTCGGATAATAATTTAAGAGGTCCAATTCCGACAAactttggtttaatttttcCCAATTTGGAGAATTTGAACTTGTCTAGAAATGAATTTCAAGGTAGTATTCCTACTTCCTTTGAGAATTTAGTCTCCCTAAAGGCTTTAGACTTGTCTAACAATTGTTTGTCAGGAACAATACTAGAGCATTTCTCGATGAGCTGGACCTCCTTGACGTACCTAAAATTGtcatataataattttagcggccaaatatttccttccaattTTAATCTGACTAAGCTGCAATTTTTACTTTTGGACAACAACAACTTCTCTGGGAAAATCCCAAGTAGCTTCTCTAGCAATAATTTCTTATCTATTGATTTTAGTAATAACGCTTTGTTTGGCATGCTTCCAAGATGGATGGGGAATATGTCAAATCTAGGTGAAATTTTGCTGGCAAAAAATCAACTTGAAGGTCCTATTCCAATGGAGTTATGCGAACTCGTTGGGATTACCTTTCTTGACCTTTCTGAGAACAATCTGTCTGGGTCTATTCCATCTTGCTTCAATTCTTCAAGCATCAAACATGttcatttgaataaaaatagACTAAGTGGTCCCATTACAAGTGCTTTCCAAAATAGCTCTTCTCTAGTTACACTAAATCTCCGAGATAACCACCTTACCGGCAACATTCCAGATTGGATCGGTAGCCTCTCGTCATTGAGCATTCTTCTCTTAAAAGCAAATCATTTAGAGGGTAGAATTCCAGTTCAGTTATGCCTTTTACACAACTTAAGCATGTTGGATCTTTCTTACAATGAGCTTTCTGGTCCAATTCCTCATTGCTTGAGTAACATTTCTTTTATGGCAACCAACCAAATAACTGATTTTGGTGGTATctccatttttaaaaataatttccagaAGAAGTCACCATTTGCATATTTGGAGACAAAGTTAGCAAATATACGAGATGAGGAACTGGGTAACTTTTATTCCTTCCAACTTGTCGATGCTAAACAAGAAGTGGAGTTCACTACAAAGGGTAGAACTTACTCTTATCAGGGAGACATCCTCAATTATATGTCTGGAATTGACCTCTCATGCAACAGACTAGCTGGTGAAATCCCGTCTGAGCTCGGAAGCATAAGTAATATCCATGCACTTAACCTATCACACAACAATCTGATAGGATCAATCCctacaacattttcaaactTGAAGAAGATAGAGAGTCTTGATCTTTCCTACAACAACTTGGGGGGAAGAATCCCCCCTCAACTAATTGAACTGACCACTTTGGAAGTCTTCAAGGTGGCACATAATAATTTATCAGGTCCAACTCCAGATAGAAAGGCTCAATTTGGAACATTTGATGAGAGTAGTTATGAAGGGAATCCTCTTTTGTGTGGAGCTCCATTACATAAAGAATGCACCGAACCTACAATGCTAGCAGCAGATTATGGGGGAGAAGAAGGTGACAGTTTCATTGACATGGATGTCTTCTACATAACTTTTGCGGCAGCTTACATAACAGTGTTGGGAATTATTTCACTTCTTTGCATAAATCCATATTGGCGTCAGGTTTGGTTAAGATTCATTGAagtttgcattgatatttgctATGGTTTTGTTGCGGACCTTGTGGTCCGTTGCGGTGAGCTGGTCAATTTCAGAATTGCATAG